The following proteins are co-located in the Bradyrhizobium sp. AZCC 2176 genome:
- a CDS encoding FAD-binding monooxygenase, with product MQFHLNGFEPGDPEITDPVERVLPSGTSGPVPAEVDVLIIGCGPAGLTLAAQLSTFPDIKTCIVEQKPSRLLRGQADGVACRTMEMFHAFGFSERVLKEAYWVNETTFWKPDEGNAENIVRSGRVQDVEDGLSEFPHVILNQARVHDCYLDVMRKSEAKLEPYYARRLIDVRTSPAADHAVTVSLERLDAGHEGEVETVRARYVVGCDGARSTVRKSIGRELRGDSANHAWGVMDILAVTDFPDIRFKVLIQSASDGSIIVIPREGGYLVRLYVELANLDAGERVASRNITPDDLIAKARRILNPHTLDVKEIAWWSVYEIGQRLCDKFDDVPAEEVGSRLPRVFIAGDACHTHSPKAGQGMNVSMQDAFNLGWKLASVLRQRSAPDLLHSYSAERQAVAKELIDFDREWAAILASAKGDNKGADAAKTQDYFVRHGRYTAGTATHYRPSIITAEPNHQHLANGFVIGTRFHSAPVVRLSDAKPVHLGHVTKADGRFRLFIFAGAEDPAAATSPVRSLCDFLSENPKSPVRRHTPAGTDIDSVIDVRAVFQQAHPELAIEAMPPLLLPPKGRYGLRDYEKMFCPDLRGGHDIFAMRGIDRNKGCMVVVRPDQYVAHVLPLDGYAELAAYFDGFMLRAG from the coding sequence ATGCAGTTTCATTTGAACGGATTCGAGCCGGGCGACCCCGAAATCACCGATCCCGTCGAGCGGGTTTTGCCCTCGGGCACGTCAGGACCGGTTCCGGCGGAAGTCGACGTCCTGATCATAGGCTGCGGACCGGCGGGCTTGACGCTGGCGGCGCAGCTTTCGACCTTTCCGGATATCAAGACCTGCATTGTCGAGCAGAAACCCAGCCGGCTGTTACGCGGCCAGGCCGACGGCGTCGCCTGCCGCACCATGGAGATGTTCCATGCCTTCGGTTTCAGTGAGCGCGTGCTGAAGGAGGCGTATTGGGTCAATGAAACGACGTTCTGGAAACCGGATGAGGGCAACGCTGAAAACATCGTCCGCAGCGGCCGGGTCCAGGACGTCGAGGACGGGCTGTCGGAATTTCCGCATGTCATTCTGAACCAGGCGCGCGTGCATGATTGCTATCTCGACGTCATGCGCAAATCGGAGGCCAAGCTCGAGCCATATTATGCGCGGCGCCTGATCGATGTCCGGACCTCGCCTGCGGCAGACCACGCGGTCACGGTCAGCCTCGAGCGGCTCGATGCCGGGCACGAGGGCGAGGTCGAGACCGTCAGGGCCCGCTACGTCGTGGGCTGTGACGGCGCGCGCAGCACGGTGCGCAAATCGATCGGGCGCGAGCTGCGTGGCGATTCCGCCAACCATGCCTGGGGCGTGATGGACATCCTTGCCGTCACCGACTTCCCCGACATCCGCTTCAAGGTGCTGATCCAATCGGCCAGCGACGGCAGCATCATCGTGATCCCGCGCGAAGGCGGCTATCTCGTCCGGCTCTATGTCGAGCTCGCCAATCTCGACGCCGGCGAGCGGGTCGCCAGCCGCAACATCACGCCGGACGATCTGATCGCGAAGGCGCGGCGGATTCTCAATCCGCATACGCTCGATGTGAAGGAGATCGCCTGGTGGTCGGTCTATGAGATCGGCCAGCGGTTGTGTGACAAATTCGACGACGTGCCGGCGGAAGAGGTCGGCTCGCGCCTGCCCCGCGTGTTCATCGCGGGCGATGCCTGCCACACCCACAGCCCTAAGGCTGGCCAGGGCATGAACGTCTCGATGCAGGACGCCTTCAATCTCGGATGGAAACTTGCTTCCGTGCTGCGCCAGCGCAGCGCGCCGGATCTTTTGCATAGCTATTCGGCGGAACGGCAGGCAGTTGCGAAGGAGTTGATCGACTTCGACCGCGAATGGGCCGCGATCCTGGCGTCTGCCAAGGGCGACAACAAGGGCGCGGATGCCGCAAAAACCCAGGACTATTTCGTCCGGCACGGCCGCTACACCGCGGGAACGGCGACCCACTACCGTCCGTCCATCATCACCGCCGAACCAAACCATCAGCATCTCGCCAACGGTTTTGTGATCGGCACGCGTTTTCACTCTGCGCCGGTCGTTCGCCTCTCGGACGCCAAGCCGGTTCACCTCGGCCACGTCACGAAGGCGGACGGACGCTTCCGGCTCTTCATCTTTGCCGGCGCTGAAGATCCCGCGGCCGCCACCTCCCCTGTTCGCTCGCTGTGCGATTTCCTGAGCGAGAATCCAAAATCTCCCGTGAGGAGACACACGCCCGCGGGCACCGATATCGATTCAGTGATCGACGTCCGCGCCGTATTCCAGCAGGCTCATCCCGAGCTCGCGATCGAGGCAATGCCCCCGCTCCTGCTCCCGCCAAAGGGCCGCTACGGACTTCGCGACTACGAAAAAATGTTCTGCCCGGATCTCAGGGGCGGCCACGACATCTTTGCAATGCGCGGCATCGATCGGAATAAGGGCTGCATGGTCGTGGTGCGGCCGGACCAATATGTCGCGCACGTGCTGCCGCTCGATGGTTACGCGGAGCTTGCGGCCTACTTCGACGGGTTCATGCTGCGGGCGGGGTAA
- a CDS encoding MarR family winged helix-turn-helix transcriptional regulator: MRDNNEMPGHLARRFQQIAVAVFLAEVEEAGFDLTPVQYAALAAIKLNPGIDQVTLAGLIAYDRTTITGVVDRLVQKGLLVRHASSRDRRARELQITDAGKRTLRVITPAVEAAQRTMLRGLTEKEGAELMRLLRKAIAAGNELSRAPLRDAELR; encoded by the coding sequence GTGAGAGACAACAACGAGATGCCTGGCCATCTGGCACGCCGCTTCCAACAGATCGCGGTGGCGGTGTTCTTGGCCGAGGTCGAGGAAGCAGGCTTCGACCTCACACCGGTTCAGTACGCAGCGCTGGCGGCGATCAAGCTCAACCCGGGGATCGATCAGGTGACGCTGGCCGGCCTGATCGCCTATGACCGAACCACCATCACCGGCGTGGTCGACCGCCTCGTGCAAAAAGGCTTGCTGGTGCGCCACGCCAGCAGCCGCGACCGCCGCGCCCGCGAGTTGCAGATAACCGACGCGGGAAAGCGAACGCTGCGCGTCATCACGCCGGCCGTCGAAGCGGCCCAGCGGACCATGTTGCGCGGTCTCACCGAAAAGGAGGGCGCGGAGTTGATGCGGCTGCTACGCAAGGCCATCGCCGCCGGCAACGAACTCAGCCGCGCGCCACTGCGGGATGCGGAGTTGCGGTGA
- a CDS encoding MgtC/SapB family protein produces the protein MLDWTDIIVRLGVATLAGGLIGLNRDLQGKPIGLKTLALVSLATAMLLVPVHSDESRTVSDAGSRVMQGILTGIGFLGAGVIVHAGRHFRVRGLTSAACTWLAACIGIVCGLGQWRLVIIALVMTFAVLTVGGRIEPWLHKKLGGKDETEQEPPAGSSSDKLPT, from the coding sequence TTGCTGGACTGGACCGACATCATAGTACGTCTTGGCGTCGCCACACTGGCGGGTGGCCTGATCGGTCTCAACCGCGATCTGCAGGGAAAGCCGATCGGGCTGAAGACGCTCGCGCTCGTCAGCCTGGCGACCGCCATGCTCCTGGTGCCGGTCCATTCCGACGAGAGCAGAACCGTTTCGGACGCGGGCAGCCGGGTGATGCAGGGAATCCTGACCGGGATCGGTTTTCTTGGCGCCGGAGTCATTGTCCATGCGGGACGGCATTTCAGGGTCCGCGGGCTCACCAGTGCCGCCTGCACCTGGCTGGCAGCCTGCATCGGAATTGTCTGCGGCCTCGGACAATGGCGATTGGTCATTATCGCGTTGGTCATGACCTTCGCGGTCCTGACGGTTGGCGGCCGAATTGAACCGTGGTTACACAAGAAGCTTGGCGGCAAGGACGAGACCGAGCAGGAACCGCCTGCTGGCTCCTCGTCGGACAAACTCCCGACGTAG
- a CDS encoding peroxidase-related enzyme (This protein belongs to a clade of uncharacterized proteins related to peroxidases such as the alkylhydroperoxidase AhpD.) has protein sequence MTKPATQRFQPPAIDKLPEDIRTRILAVQEKSGFVPNVFLTLAYRPDEFRAFFAYHDALMEKDGGLTKAEREMIVVATSAANQCHYCVIAHGAILRIRAKNPQIADQIAVNYRKADITPRQRAMLDFAMKVSQEANTVSEADFAEMAGHGFSDDDIWDITAIAAFFALSNRLANVTAMRPNDEFYMMGRLPK, from the coding sequence ATGACCAAGCCCGCCACCCAACGATTTCAGCCGCCCGCCATCGACAAGCTGCCGGAGGATATCCGCACCCGGATCCTCGCGGTGCAGGAGAAATCCGGCTTCGTCCCGAACGTCTTCCTGACGCTCGCCTATCGTCCCGACGAATTCCGTGCCTTCTTTGCCTATCACGACGCGTTGATGGAGAAGGATGGCGGGCTGACCAAGGCCGAGCGCGAGATGATCGTGGTCGCGACCTCCGCCGCCAACCAGTGCCATTACTGCGTGATCGCGCATGGCGCGATCCTGCGCATCCGGGCCAAGAACCCGCAGATCGCCGACCAGATCGCGGTTAACTACCGCAAGGCCGACATCACGCCGCGGCAGCGCGCCATGCTCGACTTCGCCATGAAGGTGAGCCAGGAAGCCAACACGGTTTCGGAGGCGGATTTTGCGGAAATGGCCGGCCACGGCTTCAGCGACGACGACATCTGGGACATCACGGCGATCGCGGCCTTCTTTGCGCTGTCGAACCGGCTGGCCAACGTCACCGCGATGCGCCCGAACGACGAGTTCTACATGATGGGGCGGTTGCCGAAATAG
- a CDS encoding ATP-binding protein, whose translation MRSRFNTVTSFGRVISVRGSLARVGLLAAGPMPVTEVRATVGRFISIRCAGSTIIAMITEVSCEDLPNLDSYIASASVDLLGEISGGERPKFQRGVTNYPTIGDAVDLVTAQDLRTVYAPSGSDQINVGTLQQDRSVIAYVDVEEMLSKHFAVLGSTGVGKSTSVSLLLNEILKARPNLRIFLLDVHNEYGRCFGDRALVLNPRNLKLPFWLFNFEEIVDVLFGGRPGVPEELDILAEVIPMAKGIYTQYQNSDRLGLKRIDPKSGVYTVDTPVPYRLVDLISLIDERMGKLENRSSRIIYHKLISRIETVRNDPRYTFMFDNANVGGDTMAEVISHLFRLPANGRPMTIMQLAGFPAEVVDSVVSVLCRMAFDFGLWSDGVSPLLFVCEEAHRYASADRNIGFGPTRKAVSRIAKEGRKYGVYLGLVTQRPAELDATIISQCNTLFAMRLANDRDQALLRSAVSDAAANLLSFVPSLGTREVLAFGEGVALPTRLRFKEVPVHQLPRSEATIATVPSVTAGHDMHFVSAVLDRWRGATSHRDVPNDPSISDRPAARIMTPVEAPMLQPSMGLDPDRFSLLKKPLR comes from the coding sequence ATGAGATCCAGGTTCAACACCGTGACATCCTTCGGACGTGTGATTTCCGTGCGCGGCTCCCTCGCCCGGGTCGGACTTCTGGCCGCGGGCCCGATGCCCGTCACCGAAGTGCGCGCCACCGTCGGCCGCTTCATCAGCATCCGTTGCGCCGGTTCCACCATCATCGCGATGATCACCGAAGTGTCGTGCGAGGATCTGCCGAACCTGGACAGCTATATCGCGAGCGCGTCGGTCGATCTGCTCGGCGAAATTTCCGGCGGCGAGCGCCCTAAATTCCAGCGTGGCGTCACCAACTATCCGACCATCGGCGACGCCGTCGACCTCGTCACCGCCCAGGACCTTCGCACGGTCTACGCGCCGAGCGGCTCGGACCAGATCAATGTCGGCACCCTGCAGCAGGACCGGTCGGTGATCGCCTATGTCGACGTTGAGGAAATGCTCTCCAAGCATTTCGCCGTCCTCGGCTCCACCGGCGTCGGCAAATCGACCAGCGTGTCGCTGCTGCTCAACGAGATTCTCAAAGCGCGGCCGAACCTGCGGATTTTCCTGCTCGACGTCCACAACGAGTATGGCCGCTGCTTCGGCGACCGCGCGCTGGTGCTCAACCCGCGCAACCTGAAACTGCCGTTCTGGCTGTTCAATTTCGAAGAAATCGTCGACGTACTGTTCGGCGGCCGCCCGGGCGTGCCCGAAGAGCTCGACATCCTCGCCGAAGTCATTCCGATGGCGAAGGGCATCTACACCCAGTATCAGAACTCCGACCGGCTCGGGCTCAAGCGCATCGACCCGAAGTCCGGCGTCTATACCGTCGATACGCCGGTGCCGTACCGGCTGGTCGATCTGATCTCGTTGATCGACGAACGGATGGGCAAGCTGGAGAACCGCTCCTCGCGCATCATTTATCACAAGCTGATTTCGCGCATCGAAACCGTGCGCAACGATCCGCGCTACACCTTCATGTTCGACAACGCCAATGTCGGCGGCGACACTATGGCGGAAGTCATCAGCCATCTGTTCCGCCTGCCTGCCAACGGCCGGCCGATGACCATCATGCAGCTCGCCGGCTTCCCCGCCGAAGTCGTTGATTCCGTGGTGTCGGTGTTGTGCCGCATGGCGTTCGATTTCGGCCTGTGGAGCGACGGCGTATCGCCGCTGTTGTTCGTCTGCGAGGAAGCGCACCGTTATGCCTCGGCCGATCGCAACATCGGCTTCGGCCCGACCCGCAAGGCGGTCTCGCGCATCGCCAAGGAAGGCCGCAAATACGGCGTCTATCTCGGCCTCGTCACCCAGCGTCCGGCCGAACTCGACGCCACCATCATCTCCCAGTGCAACACGCTGTTTGCGATGCGCCTTGCCAACGACCGCGACCAGGCGCTGTTGCGCTCGGCGGTCTCTGACGCCGCTGCAAACCTGCTGTCGTTCGTGCCCTCGCTCGGCACCCGCGAGGTGCTGGCCTTCGGCGAAGGCGTGGCGCTGCCGACCCGCCTGCGCTTCAAGGAAGTTCCGGTCCATCAGTTGCCGCGCAGCGAAGCCACCATTGCGACCGTGCCCTCGGTTACCGCCGGCCACGACATGCATTTCGTCTCCGCCGTGCTGGACCGCTGGCGCGGCGCCACCTCGCATCGCGACGTGCCGAACGATCCCTCGATCAGCGACCGGCCTGCCGCCCGCATCATGACGCCGGTGGAAGCGCCGATGCTGCAGCCCTCGATGGGACTGGATCCCGACCGGTTCTCGCTCCTGAAAAAGCCGCTGCGCTAG
- a CDS encoding MFS transporter has protein sequence MSDPARHSALAPFQIRNYRFQWPADLLTSWAFEMETLILGWYVLVETGSVLLLTLFASLGYVGTLVAPMFGVVGDRIGHRDLLGMMRATYAVLATVLMTLVLSGQLAPVYVFMVAAVMGIVRPSDLGVRGALVATIMPHGQLVGAISISRTTMDTARIAGALSGAGLFAALGMGPAYVAIVCLYITASALTLRIVAPVKPSAAGEAVSEALQHSPLRDLKEGVAYCWTTPRMQAALWVAFLANLTAYPLSNGLLPYIAKAIYGTNQTGLGYLSASFAIGSLAGSIVLSLIRDIRVARLMIGATVVWYATLLIFVQMQTVPTAILCLVVAGFSQSLAMISIAVILMRTASENFRGRVMGVRMMVIYGLPIGLLAAGSLIDEIGFAATGTLYAAAGLALMLAVALHWRADLWHVHAPANAR, from the coding sequence TTGAGCGACCCGGCGCGACATTCCGCGCTCGCACCATTCCAGATCAGGAACTACCGCTTTCAATGGCCCGCCGATCTGCTCACCTCGTGGGCGTTCGAGATGGAGACGCTGATTCTCGGCTGGTACGTGCTGGTCGAGACCGGTTCGGTGCTGTTGCTCACTCTGTTCGCCTCGCTCGGCTATGTCGGTACGTTGGTCGCGCCGATGTTCGGCGTCGTCGGCGACCGGATCGGTCACCGCGATCTCTTAGGCATGATGCGCGCCACCTATGCGGTGCTGGCTACCGTGCTGATGACGCTGGTGCTGTCGGGCCAACTTGCACCGGTCTATGTCTTTATGGTCGCCGCCGTGATGGGGATCGTCCGGCCATCGGACCTCGGCGTGCGCGGCGCATTGGTCGCGACCATCATGCCGCATGGCCAGTTGGTCGGGGCGATCAGCATATCGCGCACGACGATGGATACCGCGCGCATCGCCGGCGCGCTGAGCGGCGCCGGCTTGTTTGCCGCACTCGGCATGGGCCCGGCCTATGTGGCGATCGTCTGCCTTTATATTACCGCTAGCGCGCTGACGCTGCGCATCGTGGCGCCGGTAAAGCCGAGTGCGGCGGGCGAGGCTGTCAGCGAGGCGTTGCAGCATTCGCCGCTGCGCGACCTCAAGGAGGGTGTTGCCTATTGCTGGACCACGCCGCGGATGCAGGCCGCGCTCTGGGTGGCGTTCCTGGCCAATTTGACGGCGTATCCGCTCTCCAACGGCTTGCTGCCGTACATCGCCAAGGCAATCTACGGCACCAACCAGACCGGGCTTGGATATCTGTCGGCGAGTTTCGCGATCGGTTCGCTGGCCGGCTCGATCGTGCTGAGCCTGATCCGCGATATCAGGGTGGCGCGGCTGATGATCGGCGCCACCGTCGTCTGGTACGCGACGCTACTGATCTTCGTGCAGATGCAGACGGTGCCGACGGCAATCCTGTGCCTGGTGGTGGCGGGTTTCTCGCAAAGCCTCGCCATGATCTCGATTGCCGTCATCCTGATGCGGACCGCGAGCGAGAATTTCCGCGGCCGGGTGATGGGCGTGCGCATGATGGTGATCTATGGCCTGCCGATCGGCCTGTTGGCCGCCGGCAGCCTGATCGACGAGATCGGATTTGCGGCGACCGGCACGCTCTACGCGGCGGCCGGCCTCGCCTTGATGCTGGCGGTCGCGCTGCACTGGCGCGCCGATCTATGGCACGTGCACGCGCCGGCGAATGCGCGGTGA